One Natronomonas gomsonensis genomic window, CAAGCTGGACAGGAGTGTTCACGGACCCACAACGGCTTGTCGGTCGAAACGCCGCACGACGCGCACTCTTTGGTTGTCCCTCTCGGGTTGACCGCGACGAAGTGCGTTCCCTCCCGCTCGCACTTGTATTCGAGCAACGAGAGAAACGTTCGCCACGCGGCAGACGCCGTGTTGCGACTGTTCGACGGACTTTCCATCATCCCCTTCACGTTCAGGTCTTCGACCGCCACGAGGTCGTACTCCCGAGCGTAGTACGCCGAGAGCTTGTGCAAGAAGTCGCGGCGCTTCCGACGGAGGTCGGCGTGACACTCCGCAACGCGCCGTCGTTGCTTCTCGTAGTTGTTCGACCCGTGTTGCTTGCGCGAGAGTTCCCGTTGCTCGCGCTCCAAGCGTTCACGCTCGTCTGAGAGGTTGAGCGACCCGACCGCCGTGCCGTCGGTGTCGTGGGCGTACGTGAGAATCCCAACGTCGATACCGACGCACTTCTCGGGGTTCTCAGGCGTTTCAGGCGGTTCGCGGTCCATTTGGACGCCGAAGGTGGCGAACCACTCGCCCGTCGGTTCCTTCTTGATCGTGACCTGCTTGAGTGTGGCGTCGTCGGGGATGGCGCGGTGAAGCCGAATCGGTATGTCCGCGAGTTTCGAGAGTGATAGGACAGTCTGACCGCCCTTCTTGTCGAGCTTGAAGCCAGACTGACTGTACGTGAAACTGCGGAACTCCCGTGGCGGCTTCCATTTGAGCTGGCCGACACCGTAGCCGTTCTCCTTGAGCTTGGAAAGTCCGTTGAGGTTGTCGAACAGCCGTTCCACGACGGTTTGGAGAACTTTCGAGTACACGTCGGACAGGCCATCCCACCACACCTTGAGGTCAGGTAGCTCCGACCGCAAGGCGGTCATGGACGGCAATTCACCGTGTTCGTCTTGGTACTCGTTGAGGCGGTAGAGCGTGTGGTTGTACAGTTGCCTACAAATGTTCCGGTGGCGGTCCAACTCCTCGCGGTGGGCGTCGGACGGCTTGAGTCGGTACTTGTAGGCGTAGTACATCAGCTCTCCCGCTGGTCTTCGACGTACTGTTTTAGCACATCCAGAGACACCTGCCCCGTCGAGATGAGGCAGTACGAATCGTTCCAGAACGAGTCACCCCACAGTTCGGTCTTCAGTTCATCCTCGTACTCGTTTCGGATACGGCGGGCGGTCGCGCCCTTGACCGTGTTGATGAACTTCACGAGGTCTGTGGTGGGTTTCGCTCGGAACAGAATGTGAGCGTGGTCGTCCTCTCCGTCGAGGTTCGTCAGTTCGACACCGTAGTTGTCCGTGAACCCGCTGATGACCTCGTGAATGAATTGGGTTCGCTCCTCGGTTAGCACTCCGCGCCGATACTTCGTGGTGAGTATCAGGTGGTAGTGTAGGGAAAACGTCGAGTGCGCTCCCGAGTCGAGGTCGTACTCCATTGGGTTCGGTCAATATTATACTACCCCACTGAAAAAACGTTGTGATTGCGTGGGTCTGTGGGCCTGCCACCGAATCGTGTATGAGAACTGTGCGGCGCTGTATCCCCTCCCTGCTCGCGTCTCCCGTTCGGTCGGTGCTCGCTGAGGAAGGGGGCTTAGCGCCTCAATTCAGCTAAAGCCGTGGGCTTTCGCCTCGCTACCTCTGTAAATCGGTCACGTTGCCATTCATCCATCGGTGCTCATGATTCATCGCGAGGAACGTTCGCCGAACGCTTATACGGCCCGTCACCCAATAACATCCGAAATGGCCAGTTCGACCCAAGACGGGGAGTTCCACGACGGAGAGATCCGACTCTGGCAGGAGGACGACTGGTGGATCGCCAAGGACGTTGAGACGGGCGTCACCACCCAAGGTGACTCCCGGGAGGCAGCCTTGGAGAACCTCGACGACGCTGTTGGGTTGTACAACGGCGAGCGCGGTCGGGCGCCGAGCGACGATGAACTTCGGGCGGCGGGCCTCGATCCGGCAGAGAACGCCACGGGCGACCAAGATCCTCCGGACGTACTCGACTGATCGATGGGGCGGCGGACGTTCTCCGGAATGGAAATTGTGAAAGTACTCGTGAATACAGGAGGCTTCGAGTGGCGACGGACGACCGGTGACCACGCGCAACTGTACTACGAACACCCGTCAAACGAAGACGACCGCCGGCAAGTGACGGTCCCACTGCACGACGAACTCCGTACCGGGACACTTCGCGACATCGCCGAGAGTGCGGGGGCACACGACTTCGACGCATTCTGTGAGTGGATCGACCGGAACGCCTGACAGGGACGTGTCTCATTGCGTGGACTCTCGCTCTGGCCGAACAACTCTCACGGTGGGTTACCTCCGGCGTTCAACGGCAGATAAGAGTCCATATGATACGCAACCCGCCATAGTTTGAGTAAGGCGCGAGCGACTAACACTTCGGGCGTCTGGGTAATACAGGACTTTTCGACCTCGTCAGGCGTTGAGCTCGCAGTGGGTGGCGGGTGGTAGTGTTCGAGTCCGGGAACGTGAATGTAGTCTCATCTATGTGGATGCGCTCCCCAGCGAAGATTCACACCCTCCGTGTCGGTATAGTGGAATTTGTAGTCGTTCTCTGTTGTCCACTGGATGTCGAATCGAGCCTCACCGGCATCACACAGCCCGTCGTTGAGCGAAACTGCAACGACCGATGGATTGAGATACTCGTCAAGTTCGGCTGTCGCAAGCGGCTCCATCTCTTCGATGGTATCACGAATCGTGAGCAGCGCCGGACGATCCGTCGCTCCGCGGAGTGTATGTGCTTCGGATTCGTTCGGCGATCCCAGCATCGCTTAGACCGGGACGCTATCGTCGCTTGAGCGGCGGTCGCCGTCGACGAATCGTTCTGCATTCCTGATTGAGAGGGCAGCGTTCGCGAATGCGAGATTGCGACGGAGGGTTTTCAACTCACGAATCGTCTCCGAATCAATCTCGCGATCTGGGGACTCGGAGTCGGAGAGTGTTTGATTCGTCTGGTCGACAGCAAGCGCTTCCGGGGAGTCGACACCGAATTCGGACCGATACTCGTTGAGCTGGGCTCGCATCTCTCGAATCCGCGTGGCGAGTTCGTCAGTCGAAAGCTGCTCAAGGATATCCGCAGCCTGTTCGACGACCAACGATTCGGGAGACCGGCGATACAGCATTCCCCCGTTCTCGCCGGTCGTCGTCTTTACGAAGCCCTCATCCACGAGGGTATTCAGGTGCTTACGGGCCGTTTTTGGAGCCGTTCGTGCGGCGTCAGCAACTGTATCGGCCGACGTCGGGCTGTAGGTGTGGGCGATGACGTGACGAATACGCTCGTACGGTGTCGTCTCCGATGCCCACTCTTCACCGACCGCCTCATTGATGTCTTTGAACTCCTCTGGCGGCGTTCGGTCGTTCATACAGTTACAGAAGACGTAGAGTAATATAGTACTTTGGCGACGTATTATTTTCCTAAATAAGGTGTGGGCGGCTGCGTTGCCATCCACCTGGCGCTGATAAAGATTCGGCGCGTGACGTACTGGTTCCGTTTTGTCGTGCGCCCGACGGGCGGGCGCAGGCGAGTCCAGCCCTGCACCCGTGATTCCATGCAAAGAGACGAACTAGACAGCCAAGACGACATCAAGAAGCGGACTAAACGAGCACGAACGGAGGATATGACGGTCACCCTCCGTCGAACGGGCGGCATATACACGGTGCAGTCGGAATCCGGAAACGTGTATCGCGTCGATGTACTCCGTAAGGGGTGCACCTGCCCGGATCAACAGAAAACAGCTGTCGAACGGTGTAAACATCTCCGGCGGGTCGACATGGAAATCAAAAACCGAACAGTTCCAACACCGGATGGCAGACTTCCAGAACGCCCACGTGCGGATGGTGGCGTGAAGGAATCTGTGAGAGATCCTTCCCAAGCACCCACCAGTGGCCGGATCGAAGGCCCGCTGCAGGAACTCGACAAGCATGGGAATCCCACCGGGGAGTCGTACGTTCGGTGTCGGGCCTGT contains:
- a CDS encoding DUF7342 family protein is translated as MNDRTPPEEFKDINEAVGEEWASETTPYERIRHVIAHTYSPTSADTVADAARTAPKTARKHLNTLVDEGFVKTTTGENGGMLYRRSPESLVVEQAADILEQLSTDELATRIREMRAQLNEYRSEFGVDSPEALAVDQTNQTLSDSESPDREIDSETIRELKTLRRNLAFANAALSIRNAERFVDGDRRSSDDSVPV
- the tnpA gene encoding IS200/IS605-like element ISHmu6 family transposase produces the protein MEYDLDSGAHSTFSLHYHLILTTKYRRGVLTEERTQFIHEVISGFTDNYGVELTNLDGEDDHAHILFRAKPTTDLVKFINTVKGATARRIRNEYEDELKTELWGDSFWNDSYCLISTGQVSLDVLKQYVEDQRES
- a CDS encoding type II toxin-antitoxin system HicA family toxin, which encodes MGRRTFSGMEIVKVLVNTGGFEWRRTTGDHAQLYYEHPSNEDDRRQVTVPLHDELRTGTLRDIAESAGAHDFDAFCEWIDRNA
- a CDS encoding RNA-guided endonuclease InsQ/TnpB family protein; translation: MYYAYKYRLKPSDAHREELDRHRNICRQLYNHTLYRLNEYQDEHGELPSMTALRSELPDLKVWWDGLSDVYSKVLQTVVERLFDNLNGLSKLKENGYGVGQLKWKPPREFRSFTYSQSGFKLDKKGGQTVLSLSKLADIPIRLHRAIPDDATLKQVTIKKEPTGEWFATFGVQMDREPPETPENPEKCVGIDVGILTYAHDTDGTAVGSLNLSDERERLEREQRELSRKQHGSNNYEKQRRRVAECHADLRRKRRDFLHKLSAYYAREYDLVAVEDLNVKGMMESPSNSRNTASAAWRTFLSLLEYKCEREGTHFVAVNPRGTTKECASCGVSTDKPLWVREHSCPACGFEADRDANAAYNILSRGLQDVGVGHSEKTPVETALPTDTDSVSAKRVMEAGSPTLKERAALAASE
- a CDS encoding type II toxin-antitoxin system HicB family antitoxin; its protein translation is MASSTQDGEFHDGEIRLWQEDDWWIAKDVETGVTTQGDSREAALENLDDAVGLYNGERGRAPSDDELRAAGLDPAENATGDQDPPDVLD